From Actinoplanes oblitus, a single genomic window includes:
- a CDS encoding HAD family hydrolase encodes MRSGVLFDVDGTLVDTTYLHTVAWWEALRQEGADVPMAKIHRAIGMGSDNLLDHLLGEDRDRDRDERASTAHDVLYGAWWERLRPLPGAPELLRAVADRGLAVVLASSAKEPELEQLRRVIGADDVIAAATSSSDAEHSKPAPDILQAALGQSDVDPHAAVFVGDSVWDVRAAGRLDIPCIGVACGGTSADELSAAGAVAVYDDPASLLAALDESAIGKLRG; translated from the coding sequence ATGCGATCCGGCGTTCTCTTCGACGTCGACGGCACCCTCGTCGACACCACCTATCTGCACACCGTCGCCTGGTGGGAGGCGCTGCGCCAGGAGGGCGCCGACGTCCCGATGGCGAAGATCCACCGAGCCATCGGGATGGGTTCCGACAACCTGCTCGACCACCTGCTCGGCGAGGACCGCGACAGGGACCGGGACGAGCGGGCCTCGACCGCCCACGACGTGCTCTACGGAGCCTGGTGGGAACGGCTGCGCCCGCTTCCCGGAGCGCCCGAGCTGCTGCGCGCGGTCGCCGATCGCGGCCTCGCCGTGGTGCTCGCCTCGTCGGCCAAGGAACCGGAACTCGAGCAGCTGCGCCGGGTGATCGGCGCGGACGACGTGATCGCGGCCGCCACCTCGTCCTCCGACGCCGAGCACAGCAAACCCGCGCCGGACATCCTGCAGGCCGCCCTCGGCCAGAGCGACGTGGACCCGCACGCTGCCGTCTTCGTCGGCGACTCGGTGTGGGATGTCCGGGCCGCCGGTCGCCTGGACATCCCGTGCATCGGCGTGGCCTGCGGCGGCACCTCGGCCGACGAGCTGAGCGCGGCGGGTGCGGTGGCCGTTTACGACGACCCGGCGTCCCTGCTGGCCGCCCTCGACGAGTCCGCCATCGGCAAGCTCCGCGGATAG
- a CDS encoding helix-turn-helix domain-containing protein, whose amino-acid sequence MEPAARPPAPATPPDPRATETVADLAEHLRQLRLTAPRPAPTDNPLTLRQLAAVTGLPHSTLGNAESGRVLPRVEVVYLIAEACGVPDSQLAWWTAARNRVAGRRGRAPHPAAPRLRAERVAEPVTGEQRTDADELLLELGGTAVDKAAELLAARAPESVVAFLRRLHPALVAKLLATMDPVLAVGHLNGLSPQHAVACLNAIPPGPAARLLALTPVTGAVAHLTAMNPETAARALVAMPGAAIGPLLPHLGVELVRRAARGMPAQQRAALLTGTRLPAAVTGELLFSLGFDGSLALLRAAGPGVAARLLVALPADPATGLLTELPAPEAAAMIKQMPVDQAAARLLGMTDRQAADRLAPLPARPVGEVLAEMPVPCAARVLAWFSGARRTAVLQRMRPDRAVPIRWYTETLAYRLWLPTLADPAPDNGATSAPTLAELVSAGPPPPELAARGYPRSLPMADSSRAASRDAGSS is encoded by the coding sequence ATGGAACCGGCAGCCCGCCCGCCGGCGCCGGCGACGCCGCCGGATCCGCGTGCCACCGAGACCGTCGCCGACCTGGCCGAACATCTACGGCAGCTGCGGCTGACCGCGCCCCGGCCGGCGCCCACCGACAATCCGCTGACGCTGCGGCAGCTGGCCGCGGTGACCGGACTGCCGCACAGCACCCTCGGCAACGCCGAGTCCGGCCGGGTGCTGCCGCGCGTCGAGGTGGTCTACCTGATCGCCGAGGCCTGCGGGGTGCCGGACAGCCAGCTGGCCTGGTGGACGGCGGCACGCAACCGGGTGGCCGGTCGGCGGGGCCGCGCGCCGCACCCGGCGGCACCACGGCTCCGGGCCGAGCGCGTCGCCGAGCCGGTGACCGGTGAGCAGCGGACCGACGCCGACGAGCTGTTGCTGGAACTGGGCGGCACCGCCGTCGACAAGGCCGCCGAGCTGCTGGCCGCCCGGGCCCCGGAGTCGGTCGTCGCGTTCCTGCGGCGGCTGCACCCGGCCCTGGTGGCGAAACTGCTCGCCACGATGGACCCGGTGCTGGCCGTGGGGCATCTCAACGGGCTGTCGCCGCAGCACGCCGTGGCGTGCCTCAACGCGATCCCGCCGGGCCCGGCCGCCCGGCTACTGGCACTGACCCCGGTCACCGGCGCGGTGGCCCACCTGACGGCGATGAACCCGGAGACGGCGGCGCGCGCGCTGGTGGCCATGCCGGGCGCGGCGATCGGCCCGCTCCTGCCGCACCTCGGGGTCGAGCTGGTGCGGCGGGCGGCGAGGGGGATGCCGGCGCAGCAGCGGGCGGCACTGCTGACCGGGACGCGACTGCCCGCGGCGGTCACCGGCGAGCTGCTGTTCAGCCTCGGCTTCGACGGCTCGCTCGCCCTGCTGCGAGCGGCCGGTCCCGGGGTCGCCGCACGGCTCCTGGTGGCCCTGCCGGCCGACCCGGCCACCGGTCTGCTCACCGAGCTGCCCGCGCCGGAGGCCGCGGCGATGATCAAGCAGATGCCCGTCGACCAGGCCGCGGCCCGGCTGCTCGGCATGACCGACAGGCAGGCCGCCGACCGGCTCGCCCCGCTGCCGGCCCGGCCGGTCGGCGAGGTGCTCGCGGAGATGCCGGTGCCGTGCGCCGCGCGAGTGCTCGCCTGGTTCTCCGGAGCCCGCCGCACCGCGGTGCTGCAGCGGATGCGACCCGACCGGGCGGTGCCGATCCGCTGGTACACCGAGACCCTCGCCTACCGGCTCTGGCTGCCCACCCTGGCCGACCCGGCCCCGGACAACGGCGCCACCAGCGCGCCGACCCTGGCCGAGCTGGTCAGCGCCGGCCCGCCCCCGCCGGAGCTCGCCGCCCGCGGCTATCCGCGGAGCTTGCCGATGGCGGACTCGTCGAGGGCGGCCAGCAGGGACGCCGGGTCGTCGTAA
- a CDS encoding SCO6745 family protein: protein MSSMRHLWQLFEPLHAVTYFAPEARAGFESAGLRGYWRGYFAGRAAPLGAVTAAPVTALFFSFAPAMVARALPDVWRRASPDRALTARLDGAVAALRAVLPAEPERWARAADLLAAAARAAGTGGRALAAANAALPIPDDPLARLWQAATVLREHRGDGHIAALVDAELTGCQALVLRDALYGGREQLQPNRGWTDDEWDAAARTLAERGWLSGDGRPTAAGEAAHREVESRTDRLAAQPWTAFDAATLTRLARLLEPLADAAATVVPFPNPMGVPRP, encoded by the coding sequence ATGTCTTCGATGCGGCACCTGTGGCAGCTGTTCGAGCCGTTGCACGCGGTCACCTACTTCGCGCCCGAGGCGCGAGCCGGGTTCGAGAGCGCCGGCCTGCGCGGGTACTGGCGTGGCTATTTCGCCGGGCGGGCGGCACCGCTGGGCGCGGTGACAGCGGCGCCCGTCACCGCGCTGTTCTTCTCCTTCGCGCCCGCCATGGTGGCCCGGGCGCTGCCCGACGTCTGGCGGCGGGCCTCGCCGGACCGGGCGCTGACCGCGCGCCTCGACGGCGCGGTGGCCGCCCTGCGCGCGGTCCTGCCGGCCGAGCCGGAGCGCTGGGCGCGGGCCGCCGACCTGCTGGCGGCGGCGGCCCGCGCGGCCGGGACCGGCGGCCGGGCGCTCGCTGCGGCGAACGCCGCCCTGCCGATCCCGGACGACCCGCTGGCCCGGCTGTGGCAGGCGGCCACCGTGCTGCGCGAGCACCGGGGCGACGGGCACATCGCCGCGCTGGTCGACGCCGAACTCACCGGATGCCAGGCGCTCGTGCTGCGGGACGCGCTGTACGGCGGGCGCGAGCAGCTGCAACCGAACCGCGGCTGGACCGACGACGAGTGGGACGCCGCGGCCCGGACGCTGGCCGAGCGCGGCTGGCTCTCCGGCGACGGCCGGCCCACCGCCGCCGGCGAGGCAGCACATCGCGAGGTCGAGAGCCGTACCGATCGGCTGGCCGCCCAGCCGTGGACGGCGTTCGACGCGGCCACCCTGACCCGGCTGGCGCGCCTGCTCGAGCCGCTGGCCGATGCCGCCGCCACTGTCGTGCCGTTCCCCAATCCGATGGGCGTGCCCCGCCCGTGA
- a CDS encoding LysR family transcriptional regulator gives MELRQLRYFVTVAEELHFARAAERLMIVQSAVSQQIGRLERELGVALFDRTPRRVRLTEAGAAFLPAARRILDAERDALATVAAFVAGRESVLRVGTSRGLGERLERILEELSRLAPGTRAELVSAATRERLRRVADREWDAAFVRGAIEVPDGLRQVPVWRDRLVVAVSARHRPAGQDLAGLAGLPLYLTPRRANPPLVDLVLGACRDAGFEPVPGPPASTLEDTLAAFGAGARGWTVVYAAAARQVHHPRVAFLPVPLALPTSLVVPAAGDRAGPLLAACRRVARDDLDP, from the coding sequence GTGGAGCTTCGCCAATTGAGGTACTTCGTCACGGTGGCGGAGGAACTGCACTTCGCCCGGGCGGCCGAGCGACTGATGATCGTGCAGTCGGCGGTGAGCCAGCAGATCGGCCGGCTCGAACGGGAGCTGGGCGTGGCGCTGTTCGACAGGACCCCGCGCCGGGTCCGGCTCACCGAGGCCGGCGCCGCGTTCCTGCCGGCCGCGCGCCGGATCCTCGACGCCGAGCGGGACGCCCTGGCCACGGTCGCCGCCTTCGTCGCCGGCCGGGAGTCGGTGCTGCGCGTCGGCACCAGCCGGGGCCTGGGCGAACGCCTGGAACGGATCCTCGAGGAGCTGAGCCGGCTGGCCCCGGGCACCCGGGCCGAGCTGGTCTCGGCGGCCACCCGGGAACGGCTGCGGCGGGTCGCCGACCGGGAGTGGGATGCCGCGTTCGTCCGCGGCGCGATCGAGGTGCCGGACGGGCTCCGGCAGGTCCCGGTGTGGCGGGACCGGCTGGTGGTCGCCGTCTCGGCCCGGCACCGCCCGGCCGGCCAGGACCTCGCCGGGCTGGCCGGGCTGCCGCTGTACCTGACGCCGCGCCGGGCGAACCCGCCGCTCGTCGACCTGGTCCTGGGCGCCTGCCGGGACGCCGGTTTCGAGCCGGTGCCCGGGCCGCCGGCCAGCACCCTGGAGGACACCCTGGCGGCGTTCGGCGCGGGTGCCCGCGGCTGGACGGTGGTGTACGCCGCGGCCGCCCGCCAGGTGCACCATCCGCGGGTGGCGTTCCTGCCGGTCCCGCTGGCGCTGCCCACCTCGCTGGTCGTCCCGGCCGCCGGTGACCGGGCCGGGCCCCTGCTGGCGGCGTGCCGGCGGGTGGCCCGCGACGATCTCGATCCGTGA
- the dmpI gene encoding 4-oxalocrotonate tautomerase DmpI gives MPIVTVQQGPRDAELKRELVARITDAFVDAYRIPAESVQVWIHEVGPESWGAAGKLTADR, from the coding sequence ATGCCCATCGTCACGGTTCAGCAGGGCCCGCGCGACGCCGAGCTCAAGCGGGAGCTGGTCGCCCGGATCACCGACGCGTTCGTCGACGCGTACCGGATCCCGGCCGAGTCGGTCCAGGTGTGGATCCACGAGGTCGGCCCGGAGAGCTGGGGTGCGGCCGGCAAGCTGACCGCCGACCGCTGA
- a CDS encoding SGNH/GDSL hydrolase family protein, which yields MRRERLTRAVLAVFAWAVLTPAVAVAQEPVTGAGGSSGAWIDAWTGSAQGVYPVGYSVAQPGPPGPAGPGNTAPLLTAAFPDNQARDQTLRLIVHPSVAGTSWRIRLTNEFGTRPVTFGRAYAGLQSGGGNVAAGTNRALTFAGRRSVTVPAGRTVLSDPVSVPVTDALSQHLAVSLHVAGASGPMTWHAAGFTTSYLSGQNTGDHTADLADTAFPYSTTSWFFVSEVQVRVRHRGATVVAFGDSITDGFFATLNGDDRWPDVLQRRLDQARPADRRISVTTEAIGGNMVTRIGRTPGGCTPCDGPPALDRLDRDILDRPGVRAVILLEGINDLGGGGATAEQVITGYREIVRRVHARGIKIIGATLTPSAGTEFGLYGTAETDARRRAVNDFIRTSGLFDGVADFAAVTEDPARPGHLRPEFDTNSTVGGPGDHLHPNRAGFLAMAGAVDVAQLRRFG from the coding sequence ATGCGACGTGAACGTTTGACCAGAGCTGTCCTCGCCGTCTTCGCCTGGGCGGTGCTCACACCCGCGGTGGCGGTGGCGCAGGAGCCGGTCACCGGCGCCGGCGGCTCGTCCGGAGCCTGGATCGACGCGTGGACCGGCTCGGCCCAGGGGGTCTACCCGGTCGGGTACTCGGTGGCGCAGCCCGGCCCGCCCGGCCCGGCCGGTCCCGGGAACACGGCTCCCCTGCTGACCGCCGCGTTCCCGGACAACCAGGCACGCGACCAGACGCTGCGGCTGATCGTGCACCCGAGCGTCGCGGGCACGAGCTGGCGGATCCGGCTGACCAACGAGTTCGGCACCCGGCCGGTGACCTTCGGGCGGGCGTACGCCGGCCTGCAGTCCGGTGGCGGCAACGTGGCGGCCGGCACCAACCGGGCACTCACCTTCGCCGGCCGGCGGTCGGTCACCGTCCCGGCGGGCCGGACCGTGCTGAGCGACCCGGTGTCCGTCCCGGTCACCGACGCGCTGTCGCAGCACCTCGCGGTGAGCCTGCACGTCGCCGGCGCGAGCGGGCCGATGACCTGGCACGCGGCCGGGTTCACCACGTCGTACCTGTCCGGTCAGAACACCGGCGACCACACCGCCGACCTCGCCGACACGGCGTTCCCGTACTCCACCACCTCGTGGTTCTTCGTCTCCGAGGTCCAGGTGCGGGTGCGGCACCGCGGCGCCACCGTGGTGGCGTTCGGCGACTCCATCACCGACGGCTTCTTCGCCACGCTGAACGGCGACGACCGCTGGCCCGACGTGCTGCAGCGCCGGCTGGACCAGGCCCGCCCGGCCGACCGGCGGATCTCGGTGACCACCGAGGCGATCGGCGGCAACATGGTCACCCGGATCGGGCGTACCCCCGGCGGCTGCACCCCGTGCGACGGGCCGCCGGCGCTCGACCGGCTGGACCGGGACATCCTCGACCGGCCCGGCGTCCGGGCGGTCATCCTGCTGGAGGGCATCAACGATCTCGGTGGTGGCGGCGCCACCGCGGAGCAGGTGATCACCGGCTACCGGGAGATCGTCCGGCGGGTGCACGCCCGCGGTATCAAGATCATCGGGGCCACGCTGACGCCGTCGGCGGGCACCGAGTTCGGCCTCTACGGCACCGCGGAGACCGACGCCAGGCGACGGGCGGTCAACGACTTCATCCGTACCAGCGGGCTGTTCGACGGGGTCGCCGACTTCGCCGCGGTCACCGAGGATCCGGCGCGTCCCGGGCACCTGCGGCCCGAGTTCGACACCAACAGCACCGTCGGCGGGCCCGGCGACCACCTGCACCCGAACCGGGCCGGGTTCCTGGCGATGGCCGGCGCGGTCGACGTGGCACAGCTGAGGCGTTTCGGGTGA
- a CDS encoding SRPBCC family protein yields MSPTPTGRLLGGDLVLTRTFPAPVIDVWASLTDPERTARWFGPWEGEAGPGRIIKVQMAHEQGQPWMDMTIDACEPPHRLAISAGEADDRWRLDLVLTERAGITELRFTQHLTRLDGLGEIGPGWEFYLDALVAARDGTPMPSFDDYYPALKEHFEAQRRG; encoded by the coding sequence ATGAGCCCGACACCCACCGGCCGGCTACTCGGCGGCGACCTGGTGCTGACCCGCACCTTCCCGGCACCGGTCATCGACGTCTGGGCCAGTCTGACCGACCCGGAGCGGACCGCCCGCTGGTTCGGCCCCTGGGAGGGCGAGGCCGGGCCGGGCCGGATCATCAAGGTGCAGATGGCGCACGAGCAGGGCCAGCCGTGGATGGACATGACCATCGACGCGTGCGAGCCGCCGCACCGGCTGGCGATCTCGGCCGGCGAGGCCGACGACCGCTGGCGTCTCGATCTGGTGCTGACCGAGCGGGCCGGCATCACCGAGCTGCGGTTCACCCAGCACCTGACCCGCCTCGACGGCCTCGGCGAGATCGGCCCCGGCTGGGAGTTCTACCTGGACGCGCTGGTCGCCGCCCGGGACGGCACGCCGATGCCCAGCTTCGACGACTACTACCCGGCACTGAAGGAGCATTTCGAGGCTCAGCGCCGGGGGTGA
- a CDS encoding metalloregulator ArsR/SmtB family transcription factor, translating into MDEVAGAIADPVRREILLMLRDEPRSAGQIADRFAISRPAVSRHLRVLREAGLVRDTADGRRRVYALVTAPLDELAGWLDRLTRPSGWQHRFDALATEVYRTRRARRQVTEQQTAAVAAADSHEESA; encoded by the coding sequence GTGGACGAGGTGGCCGGCGCGATCGCCGATCCGGTGCGGCGGGAGATCCTGCTGATGCTGCGCGACGAGCCGCGCTCCGCCGGGCAGATCGCCGACCGGTTCGCGATCAGCCGGCCGGCCGTCAGCCGGCACCTGCGGGTGCTGCGCGAGGCCGGCCTGGTGCGCGACACCGCCGACGGGCGGCGCCGGGTCTACGCACTGGTCACCGCGCCGCTCGACGAGCTGGCCGGGTGGCTGGACCGGCTGACCCGGCCGTCTGGCTGGCAGCACCGCTTCGACGCGCTGGCGACCGAGGTCTACCGGACCCGCCGGGCCCGGCGCCAGGTCACCGAGCAGCAGACCGCCGCGGTCGCGGCGGCGGATTCCCACGAGGAGAGCGCATGA
- a CDS encoding NAD-dependent epimerase/dehydratase family protein, with the protein MRAVVTGAAGFIGSHLVEALLAAGHEVLAVDVAGRRAADPAWWAHAAADHAARERAADHRTSRERVTDHRASRERGADDRDPRERGTDDRHPRERVTDHRASRERGTDDRDPRECLTGDGTGPELAADHRDELARAGVTVAECDLAVDDLAPLADSDVVLHLAGRPGVRDSGGPLTWRDNVTTTERLVEACAGRGTRLVLASSSSVYGSAARPCDEDDGTAPLSPYAKSKAAAEEIVRRGGCAGVILRYFSVYGPRQRPDMAFHRFIEAGLDGVPAPLFGDGGQSRSFTYVGDVVAATVRAAEIPLPHGTVLNVGSPMTVTVGDALDRIGRLLGTTPPTVSKDPAPGDVTRTWAGTERAARLLGWTAGTGLDDGLARQIAWHRERRRG; encoded by the coding sequence GTGCGGGCGGTGGTGACGGGGGCGGCGGGGTTCATCGGCAGCCACCTCGTCGAGGCGCTCCTGGCCGCCGGCCACGAGGTGCTGGCCGTCGACGTGGCCGGCCGCCGCGCCGCGGATCCGGCCTGGTGGGCACACGCCGCGGCTGATCACGCCGCGCGCGAGCGCGCCGCGGACCACCGGACCTCGCGGGAACGCGTCACGGACCACCGCGCCTCGCGCGAGCGCGGCGCCGACGACCGGGACCCGCGCGAGCGCGGCACCGACGACCGGCACCCGCGGGAGCGCGTCACGGACCACCGCGCCTCGCGCGAGCGCGGCACCGACGACCGGGACCCGCGGGAGTGCCTCACCGGCGACGGGACCGGGCCGGAGCTTGCCGCGGACCACCGGGACGAGCTGGCGCGGGCCGGGGTGACGGTGGCCGAGTGTGATCTGGCAGTGGACGACCTGGCGCCGCTCGCCGACAGCGACGTGGTGCTGCACCTCGCGGGGCGGCCCGGGGTGCGCGACTCCGGCGGGCCGCTGACCTGGCGGGACAACGTGACGACCACCGAGCGGCTGGTCGAGGCGTGCGCCGGGCGGGGCACGCGGCTCGTGCTGGCCTCCAGTTCCAGTGTCTATGGCAGTGCGGCACGGCCGTGCGACGAGGACGATGGCACGGCGCCGCTCAGCCCGTACGCGAAATCGAAGGCCGCGGCGGAGGAGATCGTGCGGCGGGGCGGGTGCGCCGGGGTGATCCTTCGGTATTTTTCGGTCTATGGCCCTCGGCAGCGGCCGGACATGGCGTTTCATCGGTTCATCGAGGCCGGGTTGGACGGGGTGCCCGCGCCGCTGTTCGGGGACGGCGGGCAGAGCCGATCGTTCACCTACGTCGGCGACGTGGTGGCGGCGACCGTCCGGGCGGCGGAGATCCCGCTGCCGCACGGCACCGTGCTGAACGTGGGGAGTCCGATGACGGTGACCGTCGGTGACGCGCTGGACCGGATCGGGCGGCTGCTCGGGACGACGCCGCCGACCGTGTCGAAGGACCCCGCACCGGGTGACGTGACCCGCACGTGGGCCGGCACCGAGCGGGCCGCCCGGCTGCTCGGCTGGACCGCGGGCACCGGGCTCGACGACGGCCTGGCGCGGCAGATCGCCTGGCACCGGGAGCGGCGGCGTGGCTGA
- a CDS encoding glycosyltransferase family 4 protein, with protein MADGHRAAYVAFDRFPSSKGSAVHIRHMAAELFARYDGGLLCVLGGGGLPAYQREGNVEIVRFDAVVPNLLDRAEAFSAWVTEQLAPHRDSLELCHVRDPWGALPALATGARLVYEANGLPSIELPYAWPLVAPSTLGKIRELEQWCLSRAAAVVVPSYVIERAVIARGAAPDRVRLVPNGADPAPAGLPRPAAAPARYLIYVGALQPWQGVDVLLRAFARLADLTDLALVICSSVSPNRARPLRRLADRLEIAGRVHWQHQLPHPEVAAWLAHAELSVAPLTATPRNLEQGCSPIKVWESMAAGTAVVASDLPVIREVLGEHGRLVPPDRPAELARAIRVMLEYPDACRALGERARRHVEAGFTWQHARARLAAVYDTVAGR; from the coding sequence GTGGCTGACGGGCATCGGGCGGCCTACGTCGCCTTCGACCGGTTCCCCTCCAGCAAGGGGTCCGCGGTGCACATCCGGCACATGGCGGCCGAGCTGTTCGCACGCTACGACGGCGGGCTGCTCTGCGTGCTCGGTGGCGGCGGACTGCCCGCCTACCAGCGGGAGGGCAACGTCGAGATCGTCCGGTTCGACGCCGTGGTGCCGAACCTGCTGGACCGGGCGGAGGCGTTCTCGGCGTGGGTGACCGAGCAGCTCGCGCCGCACCGGGACAGCCTCGAACTGTGTCACGTCCGGGACCCGTGGGGCGCCCTGCCCGCACTGGCCACCGGCGCCCGGCTGGTCTACGAGGCGAACGGGCTGCCGTCGATCGAGCTGCCCTACGCGTGGCCGCTCGTCGCGCCCAGCACGCTCGGGAAGATCCGCGAGCTGGAGCAGTGGTGCCTGAGCCGGGCCGCGGCGGTGGTGGTCCCGTCGTACGTCATCGAACGGGCCGTGATCGCCCGCGGCGCCGCACCGGACCGCGTGCGTCTCGTGCCGAACGGGGCGGACCCGGCACCGGCCGGCCTGCCGCGACCGGCCGCCGCCCCGGCCCGATACCTGATCTACGTCGGGGCGCTGCAACCGTGGCAGGGCGTCGACGTGCTGCTGCGCGCCTTCGCCCGGCTGGCCGACCTGACCGATCTGGCCCTGGTCATCTGCTCCTCGGTCTCGCCGAACCGGGCGCGCCCGCTGCGCCGCCTCGCCGACCGCCTGGAGATCGCCGGGCGGGTGCACTGGCAGCACCAGCTGCCGCACCCCGAGGTCGCGGCCTGGCTCGCGCACGCCGAACTGTCGGTGGCGCCGCTCACCGCCACCCCGCGCAACCTGGAGCAGGGCTGCAGCCCGATCAAGGTGTGGGAGTCGATGGCGGCCGGCACCGCCGTCGTCGCCTCCGACCTGCCGGTGATCCGTGAGGTGCTGGGCGAGCACGGCCGGCTGGTGCCGCCGGACCGGCCGGCCGAGCTGGCCCGGGCCATCCGGGTGATGCTGGAGTACCCGGACGCCTGCCGGGCCCTCGGCGAACGGGCGCGGCGGCACGTCGAAGCGGGCTTCACCTGGCAACATGCCCGGGCCCGGCTGGCCGCCGTCTACGACACCGTCGCGGGTCGCTGA
- a CDS encoding glycosyltransferase family 4 protein translates to MRLLWITENYPPSPGGMATSCDRIVRGLRAAGVGVEVVHLGRRGAVPLSEDPEHALRSLWTTLAPTVGDYTHVVAFGGTYPLLSAPVYAAWAGLPLVTLLRGNDFDTGMFSLRRQPVVLEALRASAHVCVVASGTAPLVSRLAPSTPVTWVANGIDTGQWQILPSERQKAAAWRAEHVDPGRRTIGLVGQLKNKKGVRLLLDALVAGRHADRFHVVLAGDLEPGIGEWLAAHPEVAFTALPFQDRYQLLTVYAACDVIALPSFYDGLPNVALEAAALGIPLLASDAGGLADLVDSSVGFAFPAGDPHGCRAALHRAALSDPDHLAALGEAGARRVRERFSVAAETDGYLKVLAAVR, encoded by the coding sequence ATGCGCCTGCTCTGGATCACCGAGAACTATCCGCCCAGCCCCGGCGGCATGGCCACCTCGTGCGACCGGATCGTGCGCGGCCTGCGCGCGGCCGGCGTCGGGGTGGAGGTGGTGCACCTGGGCCGGCGCGGCGCGGTCCCGCTGAGCGAGGACCCGGAGCACGCGCTGCGCTCGCTCTGGACCACCCTCGCCCCGACCGTCGGCGACTACACCCACGTGGTCGCGTTCGGCGGGACGTACCCGCTGCTCAGCGCGCCGGTCTATGCCGCGTGGGCGGGATTGCCGCTGGTCACGCTGCTGCGCGGGAACGACTTCGACACCGGGATGTTCTCGCTGCGCCGGCAGCCGGTGGTCCTCGAAGCGCTGCGGGCCTCGGCGCACGTCTGCGTGGTGGCCAGCGGCACCGCGCCGCTGGTGTCCAGGCTCGCCCCGTCGACGCCGGTCACCTGGGTGGCCAACGGCATCGACACCGGCCAGTGGCAGATCCTGCCGTCCGAGCGGCAGAAAGCCGCCGCCTGGCGGGCCGAGCACGTCGATCCGGGCCGCCGCACGATCGGGCTGGTCGGCCAGCTGAAGAACAAGAAGGGCGTACGGCTGCTGCTGGACGCCCTGGTGGCCGGCCGGCACGCGGACCGGTTCCACGTCGTGCTCGCCGGCGACCTGGAGCCGGGCATCGGGGAGTGGCTGGCCGCGCATCCCGAGGTGGCGTTCACGGCGCTGCCCTTCCAGGACCGCTACCAGCTGCTCACCGTCTACGCGGCCTGCGACGTGATCGCCCTGCCGTCGTTCTACGACGGCCTGCCGAACGTGGCTCTGGAGGCGGCGGCGCTCGGCATCCCGCTGCTCGCCTCGGACGCCGGGGGCCTGGCCGACCTGGTCGACTCCTCGGTCGGGTTCGCCTTCCCGGCCGGTGACCCGCACGGCTGCCGGGCCGCCCTGCACCGGGCGGCGCTGTCCGATCCCGATCACCTCGCGGCGTTGGGGGAGGCGGGCGCCCGGCGGGTCCGCGAGCGGTTCTCGGTGGCGGCCGAGACCGACGGCTATCTGAAGGTGCTGGCAGCGGTGCGGTGA
- a CDS encoding alpha/beta fold hydrolase, which yields MSQELRMTGGGAGEPLLLLLHGLGATGDVWSGWAPTLARHWPGRWLAPDLPGHGGSAPLPEYTFDALAEALLPLVPAGGRTVALGHSLGGVVALSLAARVPLAAVVGLGIKAVWTPEDLDRARSLAARPVTWFDSRDEALARHLRVSGLAGLLPDDHPAAQHGIREQDGRWRLTLDPRAFAVGAPDLPTLIAKSATQVTLARGEHDPMNTDAQLTRLGVPAVTLPGLGHNAHVEDPQRCHTLLTAALSKR from the coding sequence ATGAGCCAGGAACTCCGGATGACCGGCGGCGGCGCCGGCGAGCCGCTGTTGTTGCTGCTGCACGGCCTGGGCGCGACCGGTGACGTCTGGTCCGGCTGGGCGCCCACGCTGGCACGCCACTGGCCGGGCCGCTGGCTGGCCCCGGACCTGCCGGGCCACGGCGGTTCGGCCCCGCTGCCGGAGTACACATTCGACGCTCTCGCCGAGGCCCTGCTCCCGCTCGTCCCGGCCGGCGGCCGCACCGTCGCCCTCGGTCACTCACTCGGCGGCGTGGTCGCCCTGTCCCTGGCCGCCCGCGTCCCCCTCGCCGCCGTCGTCGGCCTGGGCATCAAGGCCGTTTGGACGCCGGAGGATTTGGACCGCGCCCGGTCCCTGGCGGCCCGCCCGGTGACCTGGTTCGACTCCCGCGACGAGGCGCTGGCCCGGCACCTGCGGGTGTCCGGCCTGGCCGGTTTGCTCCCCGACGACCACCCCGCCGCCCAGCACGGCATCCGCGAGCAGGACGGCCGCTGGCGCCTGACCCTGGACCCCCGCGCCTTCGCCGTCGGCGCCCCGGACCTGCCCACCCTGATCGCCAAGTCCGCCACCCAGGTCACCCTCGCCCGAGGCGAGCACGACCCGATGAACACCGACGCCCAGCTCACCCGGCTGGGCGTCCCGGCCGTCACCCTCCCCGGCCTGGGCCACAACGCCCACGTGGAAGACCCGCAGCGGTGCCACACCCTGCTCACCGCCGCCCTCAGCAAGCGGTGA